From Salmo salar chromosome ssa21, Ssal_v3.1, whole genome shotgun sequence:
GAGAAACACGAAGATGTTCAATACTGTTTTCAAGACAGAAACTCTTCTTGCAGAAAGGCTTTGCTATCAACATCTATCTATATAGCACTGTACATCTTCTTCTCATTGATTTCAGCAGTAACAGTATTTTTGAACGTACTGGTGatcatctccatctctcacttcaagcagctccacactacaaccaacctgctcatcctctctctggctgtgtcAGATCTCCTGGTGGGACTGATTGTGATACCAGCAACGACTGTAGCAATAATGGAATCATGCTGGGGTTTTGGggaatatttctgtgtgtttcaatTCTACATTGCTTATTTATGTACTTCTTTATCTCTGGGCAGTTTGGTCTTGATATCTATTGATCGCTATGTTGCTGTGTGTGATCCCTTATTGTACCACtctaaaataacaacaacaagaaTGATGTGTTGTATATCCATTACCTGGTGTTGTTGTATCATATATGATGCTGCTATTATAAAAAACTTTGTAAATGTACAGGTATCCAGTAGATGTTTTCAagaatgttttattgtgaaaggGTTAAATTGGGTTAATATCATTGGCCTTGTAATTACAATGGTTGTCCCATGTTCTATTATAATAACACTTTATATGAAAATCTTTGTGGTGGCCAGATCACAGGCCAGAAAGGTATTTTCGAAAGAGGCTGCCAGTGTGTCTGGTGTTAAAACTGTACAGGCAAATAAGTCTGAGAGAAAAGCAACAAAAACTCTAGCTATTGTTGTTTTCAACTATCTCATTTGTTGGACTCCATCTTTATTTCCTTTTATTTTTTCCTTTCTTTTTAGTGACAATTTGTTATCATTTATCATCAGCTTTCTGCCACTTGTTAATTCCTTAATTAATCCAATAATTTATGCTTTCTTTTATCCATGGTTCaaagtgacatgtaaacacattttCACTCTGGAATTAAGGCGTTCATAGTTTCTATGTTTCTATTCCTAAATTGGacaaaaaatatatgttatacTGTTTAGTTGTAATTGCCTCTTTTATGTAACATACACTGATATTACTTATCTCAGTGTTGTCATCATAGATACATGTGGTGTTGATACAGAATGATTTAGCTGGACTGGATTGTAATGACTTGGATAAGGCATAAGAAGGCATAAGCTTGTTTTATAAAATACATTGTAGTCATTTTGGGTTGTATATTCCAAATACCAAAGTCTGTGCTTGTTCCATGGTATTTAATGTGGACCCGAGGAAGAGGACCACAGGAAGATTAGCTGATGATTTTGCAGTGGC
This genomic window contains:
- the LOC123729530 gene encoding trace amine-associated receptor 6-like; the protein is MEKHEDVQYCFQDRNSSCRKALLSTSIYIALYIFFSLISAVTVFLNVLVIISISHFKQLHTTTNLLILSLAVSDLLVGLIVIPATTVAIMESCWGFGEYFCVFQFYIAYLCTSLSLGSLVLISIDRYVAVCDPLLYHSKITTTRMMCCISITWCCCIIYDAAIIKNFVNVQVSSRCFQECFIVKGLNWVNIIGLVITMVVPCSIIITLYMKIFVVARSQARKNRQRRKSLANRLRHGSLMIWWRHDDPAGMMIPLECGRLMSRLRRKTLTIRRRPDVGWAPAEPTWARTPLESARAWKPNELSEAPPVSLVAAPGPDVTTNRKASTPRCFA